The Mycolicibacterium brumae DNA window GCTGGCCGACGACGCCGAGGAGCCCGTCGCCGAGGAATCCGCCGAGCCGGTGGACGAGTCGGCCGAGGAACCGGCTGAGGCCACCGAGGAAGCCGAGGAGCCGGTGGAATCCAGCGCGGAGCAGCTCGCCGACGAGGTGCCCTCCCCGCAAGCCGAAGCCCTCGAAACCGACGAGGTCGAGGCGCAAGAAGCCGAAGCCGCGGCCGACGAGGCGTCCGATGAGGCCGCCGATCAGGTCGAGGCCCAGGTTGAGGCCGACGAGGTCGAGGCCGCCGACGAGAAGTAACCCGCGCTCGTACCTCAGGGCGTTGATCCCGGGTCGCGGACCAGTGTTGCGAACCCGGTCAGTGACGATCCGCGGACCAGTTGCATGTCCTCCATAATCAAGAATCTGTCCCACAGAATCAAGATCGGAGCGTGCCTGCTGAGGAAACCGCCTCGGGCCGTGAAGAACTGATCGAGGTTCGCTAGTTGCAGCCGCCGGCGTGGACCCACCGGCCGTTGTAGCCGATGCAGCCACTGACGTTAGATCCCGGTGGCGGTGGGGGCGGCGGGGTGTCCTCGGGCAGCGGCGCGTAATACGCCGGTGGCGGCGCATAGGTGTTGACGGCCCCGGCGATGTCGACGCATCCGCTGACGTTGACCCGTCGCCCTGCGCCCACGCAGACGTCGGCGGCGGCGTCGCCGGCGGGGGCGAACAGCACTACGGCTCCGGGCAGCGCGGCGGCGGTCAGCGCCACCGCCAGCACGCGGGCCGGGTATCGACGCTGCGGGTGGCCCGCCATCACTGTTCTCCCAGTCGGTTGACGTCCTCATAGCCGCACCGGGTGCGGAAGTCCTTCAGCGGCTGACGGATGCCCTTCAGTTCGGCGTGCTCCTGCGGGTGGGCGTCGAAGAAGTCGCGGATCGCGTCGGGGGCTTCCTCGTTCGGCAGGCCGTGCAGACCAGTGAAGAAGCCGTCGACGTCGGGATGGGTGTAGAGGTAAGCCGACGTCGCGGCGGCGACGCCGGCCGCGATCCCGGCCAGATCGGCGGCGGCGCAGTTGGGTGGACGCACCGGCTCCGGTGTGGGGTCGGCCGCGGCCACCCCGACTCCGCCGACGCCGACGCCGACGGCGACGGCAGCGACTGCGAGCTCGAAGGCGCCGAGACGGCGATACAGGTGATTCACTGGTGGGTCCTCTCTGAGTAGGCGACGTGAACCTTGCGGATCAGTCCTTCGAACGGGAACGGCGCCCGATCCCGGTAGTCCATGGACACCGGGGAACCCAGGCAGACGCCGATGTCGAGGCAATCGTTGGCGGTGAACAGCAGCGGCGCGCTGACCGGCACGGTTCCGGAGACGACGTCGACGCCGTCCACCGCGATGCTGACGGTCAGCGGCCCGGCCGGTCTCATCGCGGCGTACCAGGTGGTCACGGTGATTGTGTGCGGCCCCGCCGCGATCGGCGCCGGTGACCGGATCTTGGTCTTCTGCAGGATGAACAAGTTGTACTCGTAGCACAGCCGTCCGTTGTCGAAGAAGCAGGTCAGACCGCCGGCCCCGCTGCCAAGCGCGTAGAGCACGCCGTTGGCGTTCGCCGGCACATCCAGGTCGATGGTCACGGTGTTGTTCTTGTTCCCGAGACCCGGTGCGCAGAACTCCGGCATCCGGATCATGTCGCCGGAAAATTCCCACTCGGTGAACGGCGGCGCGATCCGCAGTTCGGGGTGATAGACCGGCACCCACAGGCCGCCGCCAATCGGCAGCACCGCGTTCTTCGCGGCCTCGATAGCGAACGTTTCGCGCATCTGGGCCAGCTTCTCGGGCATCTGCTCCGCTAGATCGTGGGCCTGGGTCCAGTCCTCGTCCAGGTTGTAGAGCTCCCAGGTGTCCTGGTCGGGGGTCCAGGTGGCCATCCCCGGCGGCAGGCCGGGGATCCACGGCAGGCGCGGCCCGACGGCCCCGGCGAACCATCCGTCGTGGTAGATGCCGCGGCTGCCCATAATTTCGAAGTATTGAGTCTTCTTGCCGCCCTCGGCATCCCGATCCACCAGGGTCTGCGCGAACCCGACACCAGCCAGCGGCATCTGGGTCTCCCCGGACACCGTGCGCGGCGGTTCGATCCCGACCACCTGATAAATGGTGGGCACGACGTCGTTGCAGTGCAAGAACTGGGTCCGCGGCACCGGGTCGGCGGCAACTTTGGCCGGCCAGCGCACCGCCATCGGGTTGCGTGTGCCGCCCAGATGCGAGGCCATCAGCTTCATGCCCTTGTACGGCGTGGAACCAGCCCAGGCCCAGCCTGCGTGGTACTGGTTGTCGACCAGCGGCGAACCCAGCACATCCAGGCCACCCAGCTCATCGAGGGCGTCGATGTGTTGGCGCACGGTGGTGGGAATGCCGTTCTGCGCCAACAGCTCCGAGATGGTGCCGTTCTGCCCCTCGCCGGACGAGCCGTTGTCGCCCCAGATGTAAAGGAACAGGGTGTTGTCGGCGTACCCCAGGGCGTCGAGCTCATCGGCGAGCCGGCCCACCTGCACGTCGACATGCTCGGCGTAGCCGGCCGCGACTTCCATCAGGCGCCGCTGAAACGGCTTCTCGTCCTCGGGAATGTCGTCCCAGGCGGGCATCTGCGGATGCCGCTCGGTGAGCACGCTGTCCTGCGGAATCCAGCCGGTGCCCTTGGCGCGCTCGAAGACGCGCTCCCGGTAGGCGTCCCACCCGTCGTCGAACTTACCGTCGTACTTGTCCGCCCACTCCTTCATGACGTGATGCGGGCCGTGCACGGCGCCGCTGGCCCAGTACATCAGGAAGGGCTTGTCGGCGTTGAAGGCCTTGTGCCGGCGCAGCCAGGAGATCGCGTCGTCGGCGAGGTCCTCCGAGAGGTGGTAACCCTCCTCCGGGGTACGCGGCGGCGGCACGACGGTGGTGTTGCGCACCAGGTTCGGCTCGTACTGCGAAGCCTCGCCGGCCAGGAAGCCGTAGAAGTATTCGAAGCCCAGACCGGTGGGCCAATTGTCGAACGGGCCCGCCGCGGTGGTCTCCTCGGCGGGCGTGTTGTGCCACTTGCCGAACGCGGAGGTAGCGTAGCCGTACTGGCGCAGCACCTCGGCCACCGTGGCGCTGGACCGCGGGATCTTCCCCGCGTAGCCGTCCCAGTCGTTGGCCAGTTCGGCGATCTGCCCATTGCCGATCTCGTGGTGATTGCGGCCGGTCAGCAGCGAAGCGCGGGTGGGCGAGCACATGGCGGTGGTGTGGAATCGGTTGTACGTGACGCCTTCGGCGCAGATCCGGTCCATGGTGGTGGTGGTCACCTCACCGCCGAACGTCGACGGCAGGCCCGGACCCGCGTCGTCGATGAGCACGATCACGATGTTCGGCGAGTCCTCGTGCAGCCGCGCCGGAATCTCGCGCGGGTGGTACGTCGACTCGGCCAGGGTTCGCCCGGCGATGCTGCCCGATGGCGTCGGCGGGAATGGCAGGACACCGCCATCGGGCAGCAGCGGCGCCACCACAGTCGCCGAAGTGTGGAGTTCCTTGGCCAACGCAGCCCCTTTCTCAAGCAGGGATAAATCTTGCGCATATCGTCACTGGTTAGTCTTGACATCGGAGGGCAAATATTTGACAGTTCGGGACACGGCGTCGGACGCGCGGGCGCCGTCCTGAGCTTTTGTGTTCACAGTTGTGCCGCTCGTGCGGCGACGGACCCTCGCGAGGCCTTCGTCACGGGTCGAGACGTGGTGAGTCGGCACGCCGATCGTCGTCCGTGCCGGGGTTGGCCCACTCTGATGTCGGGCTCGGGCTAGGGTCGAGTTGGGCGGGGGCGACCCGGCACCCGGCGGCTTGTGCTCCGGTGTGCAGGCGTCGGTCCCACACGGCGACGATCACGCCGGGGTCGCCGACTGCCAACGCGCTCGCCAAGTGGACAGCGTCGGCGCCCCGCAAGGCATGCGTCCGGGCGAGGTGGC harbors:
- a CDS encoding heme-binding protein; protein product: MNHLYRRLGAFELAVAAVAVGVGVGGVGVAAADPTPEPVRPPNCAAADLAGIAAGVAAATSAYLYTHPDVDGFFTGLHGLPNEEAPDAIRDFFDAHPQEHAELKGIRQPLKDFRTRCGYEDVNRLGEQ
- a CDS encoding arylsulfatase, with product MAKELHTSATVVAPLLPDGGVLPFPPTPSGSIAGRTLAESTYHPREIPARLHEDSPNIVIVLIDDAGPGLPSTFGGEVTTTTMDRICAEGVTYNRFHTTAMCSPTRASLLTGRNHHEIGNGQIAELANDWDGYAGKIPRSSATVAEVLRQYGYATSAFGKWHNTPAEETTAAGPFDNWPTGLGFEYFYGFLAGEASQYEPNLVRNTTVVPPPRTPEEGYHLSEDLADDAISWLRRHKAFNADKPFLMYWASGAVHGPHHVMKEWADKYDGKFDDGWDAYRERVFERAKGTGWIPQDSVLTERHPQMPAWDDIPEDEKPFQRRLMEVAAGYAEHVDVQVGRLADELDALGYADNTLFLYIWGDNGSSGEGQNGTISELLAQNGIPTTVRQHIDALDELGGLDVLGSPLVDNQYHAGWAWAGSTPYKGMKLMASHLGGTRNPMAVRWPAKVAADPVPRTQFLHCNDVVPTIYQVVGIEPPRTVSGETQMPLAGVGFAQTLVDRDAEGGKKTQYFEIMGSRGIYHDGWFAGAVGPRLPWIPGLPPGMATWTPDQDTWELYNLDEDWTQAHDLAEQMPEKLAQMRETFAIEAAKNAVLPIGGGLWVPVYHPELRIAPPFTEWEFSGDMIRMPEFCAPGLGNKNNTVTIDLDVPANANGVLYALGSGAGGLTCFFDNGRLCYEYNLFILQKTKIRSPAPIAAGPHTITVTTWYAAMRPAGPLTVSIAVDGVDVVSGTVPVSAPLLFTANDCLDIGVCLGSPVSMDYRDRAPFPFEGLIRKVHVAYSERTHQ